The Episyrphus balteatus chromosome 4, idEpiBalt1.1, whole genome shotgun sequence genome includes a window with the following:
- the LOC129918174 gene encoding shematrin-like protein 2 codes for MNFSVIFLILAVSKVCVFADELPDIESIQPEPLSRFKRQLGFGLIGGGIGLGSIGVYPGYGGGYGGYGGGYGGYSNYGGYGYGGGYGGGYGGYGRPFHHHHHGGFGGFY; via the coding sequence atgaatttctctGTGATATTTTTAATACTCGCTGTTTCAAAAGTTTGTGTTTTTGCTGACGAACTACCTGATATCGAGTCAATTCAACCTGAGCCACTAAGTAGATTCAAAAGACAACTTGGTTTTGGTCTAATCGGTGGTGGCATTGGATTGGGAAGTATTGGAGTCTATCCTGGTTATGGAGGAGGCTATGGTGGATATGGAGGAGGTTATGGTGGATATAGCAACTATGGTGGATATGGTTATGGTGGTGGATACGGAGGAGGCTATGGTGGATATGGAAGACCtttccaccatcatcatcatggaGGATTTGGtggattttattaa